In a genomic window of Chthonomonadales bacterium:
- a CDS encoding S41 family peptidase — MTKRSLMFPAVFALVAVPAILGFAGVDDRAHDLDRIGRRGQRAVMALFGLRRASAQEDAGPYAAYREALAVLKRDYYPTAIGEKKTRDLTYAAIEGMLNSLNDPFTSFLDPDEWLQMQQNTQGSFEGIGAVLEPIVRDVRVVRPIPDSPAFRAGLRSGDIILSVGTHNTTTGALIKTTPTLGKRIDEVVKLIKGPRGTKVTITVMRKGVNKPLSFVLTRAHIEPPTVRYWMEDTTNHIGHIVLSEFNEKSDQQFDSAVNNLLRQGMKALVFDLRYNPGGLLNVAVDIGSRFVDRGAVVIVQEKNGQQHKLMARSSQRRLKGIPLVVLVNENSASASEIVAGAIKDHGLGTLVGEHTFGKGLVQTLFPLGDRSALRLTTAKYFTPSGRDINNRYDDEHRTIFGTGGIKPDMVVEQSKDWVEQDFDDKAHDVQLKAALDLLRSRLASAQARAAR; from the coding sequence ATGACCAAGCGGAGCCTGATGTTCCCCGCCGTGTTCGCCCTGGTGGCCGTGCCCGCGATCCTGGGATTCGCGGGCGTGGACGATCGCGCCCACGACCTCGATCGGATCGGTCGGCGGGGGCAGCGCGCCGTCATGGCCCTGTTCGGCCTGCGGCGCGCCAGCGCCCAGGAGGACGCGGGCCCCTACGCCGCATACCGCGAGGCCCTCGCGGTGCTGAAGCGCGACTACTACCCGACCGCGATCGGCGAGAAGAAGACGCGCGACCTGACCTACGCCGCCATCGAGGGCATGCTGAACAGCCTCAACGACCCGTTCACCAGCTTCCTCGATCCCGATGAATGGCTGCAGATGCAGCAGAACACGCAGGGTTCCTTCGAGGGCATCGGCGCCGTGCTTGAGCCGATCGTGCGGGACGTGCGCGTGGTGCGCCCGATCCCGGACAGCCCGGCGTTCCGCGCTGGCCTCCGGTCCGGCGACATCATCCTGAGCGTCGGCACACACAACACCACGACCGGTGCGCTGATCAAGACCACACCGACGCTCGGCAAGAGGATCGACGAGGTGGTGAAGCTGATCAAGGGCCCCCGGGGCACCAAGGTCACCATCACCGTGATGCGCAAGGGGGTCAACAAGCCGCTGAGCTTCGTGCTCACCCGAGCGCACATCGAGCCGCCCACGGTGCGCTACTGGATGGAGGACACGACCAACCACATCGGCCACATCGTGCTGAGCGAGTTCAACGAGAAGAGCGATCAGCAGTTCGACAGCGCGGTCAACAACCTGCTGCGCCAGGGCATGAAGGCGCTGGTCTTCGACCTGCGCTACAACCCGGGCGGTCTGCTCAACGTCGCCGTCGACATTGGCAGCCGGTTCGTCGATCGCGGCGCGGTCGTCATCGTGCAGGAGAAGAACGGGCAGCAGCACAAACTGATGGCCCGCTCCAGCCAGCGGCGCCTGAAGGGCATCCCGCTCGTCGTGCTTGTGAATGAGAACAGCGCCAGCGCCTCCGAAATCGTGGCCGGCGCCATCAAGGACCACGGCCTGGGCACCCTGGTCGGCGAACACACCTTCGGCAAGGGGTTGGTCCAGACGCTCTTCCCCCTGGGCGATCGATCCGCCCTGCGGCTGACGACGGCCAAGTACTTTACGCCGAGCGGCCGCGACATCAACAACCGCTACGATGACGAGCACCGCACGATCTTCGGCACCGGCGGCATCAAGCCAGACATGGTGGTGGAGCAATCGAAGGACTGGGTGGAGCAGGACTTCGACGACAAGGCGCATGACGTCCAGCTCAAGGCGGCGCTCGATCTTTTGCGCTCACGCTTGGCCTCGGCGCAGGCGCGCGCGGCGCGCTGA
- a CDS encoding PDZ domain-containing protein, whose product MTRSLRYTILCLWLGLVVCASFAGGRHIRRIADATIVSPSRFTALPAAAIGASDYRPSADDDSAIDPSETFRDVLRYVRTEYVDRVTDDGKLSAGAVKTMLMSLDDPRTRFLDPSQRERLEAQVNGKFTGIGAVLTVVKRKRNAIEQRRLAVVAPVPGGPADKAGLRAGDVITEIGGRWVIAYDPRLDLDQLRVRDMDEQSYRNAFKQATQRLTDGVTLPKALDTLATNAEKPLEITVERAGSEKPLKLTVLPAGVEVVPVEYRTLPRGGAYLRVTQFGDRATREFTQALSGGSPRALVVDLRDNVGGPVTGARAGVYGSALQLLSRLTPGGSVGAVVRKGDRKQAVTVETEGARHPKLAVLVNSGTANIAEWVAAALRDRGGAVIVGARTFGDATLQKLVPLGGGSAMTLTTGKLLTARGVDFAGTGIKPDRAVATGGPRADDPVVTQALGWLARA is encoded by the coding sequence GTGACTCGATCCCTCAGATACACGATCCTTTGCCTGTGGCTCGGCCTGGTCGTCTGCGCATCGTTCGCGGGGGGCCGCCACATCCGCAGGATCGCGGACGCGACGATCGTCTCCCCCTCGCGCTTCACCGCGCTGCCCGCCGCGGCGATCGGGGCGAGCGACTACCGCCCTAGCGCCGACGACGACTCCGCGATCGACCCCTCCGAGACCTTCCGCGACGTGCTGCGTTACGTGCGGACCGAATACGTCGATCGCGTTACGGATGACGGCAAACTGAGCGCCGGCGCCGTCAAGACGATGCTGATGTCGCTGGATGACCCGAGGACGCGGTTCCTCGACCCGTCGCAGCGCGAGCGTCTGGAGGCCCAGGTGAACGGCAAGTTCACGGGCATCGGCGCCGTGCTGACGGTGGTCAAGAGGAAGCGCAACGCGATCGAGCAGCGCCGCCTGGCCGTGGTGGCACCGGTTCCCGGCGGGCCCGCCGACAAGGCCGGGCTGCGCGCCGGCGACGTGATCACGGAGATCGGCGGCCGCTGGGTGATCGCCTACGACCCCCGCCTTGACCTCGACCAGCTTCGCGTACGCGATATGGATGAGCAGTCCTACCGCAACGCGTTCAAGCAGGCCACCCAGAGGCTGACGGACGGCGTGACGCTGCCCAAGGCGCTCGATACGCTCGCCACCAACGCCGAGAAGCCGCTCGAGATCACGGTGGAGCGGGCGGGCTCCGAGAAGCCGCTCAAGCTCACGGTGTTGCCCGCCGGCGTCGAGGTCGTGCCGGTGGAGTACCGCACGCTGCCACGGGGCGGCGCTTACCTGCGCGTGACGCAGTTTGGCGACCGGGCGACCAGGGAGTTCACGCAGGCGCTCTCCGGCGGCTCGCCTCGCGCGCTCGTGGTGGACCTGCGCGACAACGTGGGCGGTCCCGTGACGGGCGCGCGCGCCGGCGTCTACGGCAGCGCCCTGCAGCTCCTCTCGCGTCTGACACCGGGCGGATCGGTCGGCGCCGTGGTGCGCAAGGGCGACCGGAAGCAGGCGGTAACGGTCGAGACCGAGGGCGCAAGGCATCCGAAGCTCGCGGTCCTGGTCAACAGCGGCACGGCGAACATCGCCGAGTGGGTCGCCGCCGCCCTGCGTGACCGTGGCGGCGCCGTCATCGTGGGAGCCCGCACGTTTGGCGACGCCACGCTCCAGAAGCTCGTGCCCCTGGGAGGCGGCAGCGCGATGACGCTGACCACGGGGAAGCTCCTGACGGCGCGTGGCGTGGACTTCGCCGGTACCGGCATCAAGCCCGACCGCGCGGTCGCCACGGGCGGCCCACGCGCTGACGACCCCGTGGTGACGCAAGCGCTCGGTTGGCTGGCCAGGGCCTGA
- a CDS encoding alkaline phosphatase family protein, with protein sequence MPSKVALIGLDCATPELVFDRFLPDLPNLRRLVSSGVHGPLESTIPPITVPAWMCMMTGRDPGTLGIYGFRNRKDHSYNGLTIASSRMVREDAVWDALARRGLRSIMVGIPLTYPPRPVNGLMVSGFPMPGPDAEYTYPPGLRAEIRERFGEYIADVRQFRTDDKARLLDDIHAMTRQRFALARHLVTTHPWDFLAMVEMGPDRMHHGFWRYWDRDHPLHEPGNPLESALHDYYVALDAEIGRTLEVLPPDTLVLVVSDHGAKRMDGGVCLNEWLLREGYLALREPVSKLTPFSPDLVDWERTRAWGDGGYYGRVFLNVAGREPRGMVPAKGYEALRDELTRRLEALPGPDGQAIGTRVFRPEHVYRAVTNVAPDLIAYFGDLHWRSVGSLGHASVWTPDNDTGPDDANHAQQGIAVLWEGGGAGGGTRREGMSIYDVAPTILRAFGIEPPPGMGRNALASEAGPAGYTDEEEAEIARRLEDLGYL encoded by the coding sequence ATGCCGTCGAAAGTCGCCCTCATCGGCCTGGATTGCGCCACCCCCGAGCTCGTCTTCGACCGGTTCCTCCCCGACCTCCCCAACCTCCGCCGCCTCGTCTCCTCGGGCGTGCATGGCCCGCTGGAGAGCACGATCCCGCCGATCACGGTGCCCGCGTGGATGTGCATGATGACCGGGCGCGACCCCGGCACGCTCGGCATTTACGGCTTTCGCAACCGCAAGGACCACAGCTACAACGGCCTGACGATCGCCTCAAGCCGCATGGTGCGCGAGGACGCCGTCTGGGACGCGCTCGCGCGCCGCGGTCTGCGCAGCATCATGGTCGGCATACCGCTCACCTACCCACCGCGGCCCGTCAACGGACTGATGGTGTCCGGATTCCCCATGCCGGGGCCGGATGCGGAGTACACCTATCCGCCAGGGCTTCGGGCCGAGATCCGCGAACGCTTCGGCGAGTACATCGCCGACGTCCGGCAGTTTCGGACGGACGACAAGGCCCGTCTGCTCGACGACATCCATGCCATGACGCGCCAGCGATTCGCCCTGGCCCGGCACCTCGTCACCACGCACCCGTGGGACTTCCTCGCGATGGTCGAGATGGGCCCGGACCGGATGCACCACGGCTTCTGGCGCTACTGGGACCGCGACCATCCGCTGCACGAGCCCGGCAACCCGCTCGAGAGCGCGCTGCATGACTACTATGTGGCGCTCGACGCCGAGATCGGGCGCACCCTGGAGGTGCTGCCCCCGGATACGCTGGTGCTCGTTGTGTCCGACCACGGCGCGAAGCGAATGGACGGCGGCGTCTGCCTCAACGAGTGGCTCCTGCGAGAGGGTTACCTTGCCCTGCGCGAGCCCGTGAGCAAGCTGACGCCCTTCTCCCCCGACCTGGTGGACTGGGAGCGGACGCGCGCGTGGGGTGACGGCGGCTATTACGGCCGGGTGTTCCTCAACGTGGCGGGCCGCGAGCCTCGGGGCATGGTGCCGGCGAAGGGCTACGAAGCGCTGCGCGACGAGCTCACCCGGCGGCTGGAGGCGCTCCCCGGCCCCGACGGGCAGGCGATCGGAACGCGCGTGTTCCGGCCGGAGCATGTCTACCGCGCGGTGACGAACGTGGCCCCCGACCTGATCGCCTACTTCGGCGACCTGCACTGGCGGTCGGTGGGCAGCCTGGGCCACGCGAGCGTGTGGACGCCCGACAACGACACGGGCCCGGACGACGCCAACCACGCCCAGCAGGGCATCGCCGTGCTCTGGGAGGGCGGCGGCGCCGGCGGCGGGACGCGCCGCGAGGGCATGAGCATCTACGACGTGGCGCCCACGATCCTGCGTGCCTTCGGCATCGAGCCGCCGCCCGGCATGGGGCGCAATGCCCTCGCCAGCGAGGCCGGCCCAGCCGGCTACACGGACGAGGAGGAGGCCGAGATCGCCCGCCGGCTC
- a CDS encoding ABC-F family ATP-binding cassette domain-containing protein translates to MLIVRGIEKRYGARAILDRVGLAIGDGDRVGLVGRNGCGKTTLLRVLAGVEAPDRAGAIAVARGVSVGYLPQVAVCDRNETAAEHVAAASGAQAWEARRALRGLGLGATQLDQPAAALSGGEKTRMLLAALLLGRHDLLLLDEPTSHLDVAGIAWLEEHLRGRRGTFLVASHDRRFLDATVRRILELDDGGLTEYAGGYTAYREAREQALVRRREDAVLRDRQVRALREFASRQRAWAARAQDGPKRGRDQRGRIAAKMARRARGAESRAERLMPVEVALGAHSLSAAFAPRKRGGQIVLEARGLGHAYGERWLFRGVDLSVGRGERIGVIGPNGAGKSTLLRLLLGQEAPCEGVARAGEGIEPFLLDQEQSALDDAGTVLDAVQAMGALSATEARTLLACFLFRDQDVFKRIGDLSGGERVRAAIAGAVVSGANLLVLDEPTDRLDLHTRERLEDALDAHPGTLVVVSHDRYLLDRLTSRTLVVGGGRLEDYPGPFSEWAARRAPGAPDMPGTD, encoded by the coding sequence ATGCTCATCGTACGTGGGATCGAGAAGCGCTACGGCGCCCGGGCGATCCTGGATCGGGTCGGGCTGGCGATCGGCGACGGCGATCGCGTGGGACTGGTGGGCCGCAATGGCTGCGGCAAGACGACGCTGCTGCGCGTCCTGGCCGGCGTCGAGGCGCCCGACCGCGCCGGCGCGATCGCGGTGGCGCGCGGCGTCTCGGTAGGCTACCTTCCGCAGGTTGCCGTCTGTGATCGCAACGAGACCGCGGCGGAGCACGTGGCGGCGGCGTCCGGAGCGCAAGCGTGGGAGGCGCGGCGGGCGCTCCGCGGGCTCGGGCTGGGCGCCACCCAGCTCGATCAGCCGGCGGCCGCCCTCTCCGGCGGCGAGAAGACGCGCATGCTGCTGGCCGCGCTGCTGCTCGGCCGCCACGACCTGCTGCTGCTGGACGAGCCGACCAGCCACCTGGACGTGGCCGGCATCGCGTGGCTCGAGGAGCACCTGCGCGGCCGGCGCGGCACCTTCCTCGTTGCCTCTCACGATCGCCGCTTCCTGGACGCGACCGTGCGGCGCATCCTGGAGCTCGATGACGGGGGGCTGACGGAGTACGCGGGCGGCTACACGGCCTACCGCGAGGCCCGCGAGCAGGCCCTCGTCCGCCGCCGTGAGGACGCCGTGCTGCGCGACCGGCAGGTGCGCGCGCTGCGCGAGTTCGCGTCACGCCAGCGCGCATGGGCCGCCCGAGCTCAGGACGGGCCAAAGCGCGGCCGCGACCAGCGCGGGCGGATCGCCGCCAAGATGGCGCGCCGGGCCCGGGGCGCGGAGAGCCGCGCTGAGCGCCTCATGCCCGTCGAGGTGGCTCTCGGCGCGCACAGCCTCAGCGCGGCCTTCGCCCCCAGGAAGCGTGGCGGCCAGATCGTCCTGGAGGCGCGCGGTCTGGGTCACGCCTACGGCGAACGCTGGCTCTTCCGCGGCGTCGACCTTTCGGTGGGCCGCGGGGAGCGCATCGGGGTCATCGGGCCGAACGGCGCGGGCAAGAGCACGCTCCTTCGTTTGCTTCTCGGCCAGGAGGCGCCGTGCGAGGGCGTGGCGCGGGCGGGGGAGGGCATCGAGCCTTTCCTCCTCGACCAGGAGCAGTCCGCGCTGGACGACGCCGGCACCGTGCTCGACGCCGTGCAGGCCATGGGGGCGCTCTCCGCCACGGAGGCCCGCACGCTGCTGGCGTGCTTTCTGTTTCGCGACCAGGACGTGTTCAAGCGGATCGGCGACCTATCGGGCGGCGAGCGTGTGCGCGCCGCCATCGCCGGCGCCGTCGTCTCCGGCGCCAACCTGCTCGTGCTGGACGAACCGACCGATCGCCTCGACCTGCACACGCGCGAGCGGCTCGAGGATGCGCTGGACGCTCACCCGGGCACCCTCGTTGTCGTGTCGCACGATCGCTATCTCCTCGATCGGCTCACCTCGCGCACGCTCGTGGTGGGCGGTGGCCGGCTGGAGGACTATCCCGGCCCCTTCTCGGAATGGGCCGCGCGGCGCGCGCCAGGCGCACCGGACATGCCGGGTACGGACTAG
- a CDS encoding Gfo/Idh/MocA family oxidoreductase — translation MSANTRLAFVGSGGMASAHLKAIAPIAEVDIVAFCDPAADKTEARIAELRSLRPDADPGRFTDVDEMLATTDPDAVYLLLPPFAHGRAERACLELGIPFFVEKPISKDLGFSREVAAEVERLGLITSAGYMNRYRAGIQAARGILESDPAVLAYGGWIGGSPNPKPGDTSIGSWWVQMDKSGGQIVEQCTHTFDVLRYLCGEAVEVFAYGARGFNVGLYNYSIDDASTVTLKMASGAVANLMSSCAANGGGGGVTLNVYAHDTTFLFTGWEHSVKILRHGHDPEEIAGEPDIFQVEDQAFIDAVRSGDGSVIRSTYPDATRTLELTLAANESIRTGAPVAVGPAA, via the coding sequence ATGAGTGCCAACACACGCCTGGCGTTCGTCGGCAGCGGCGGTATGGCGAGCGCCCATCTGAAGGCCATCGCGCCCATAGCCGAAGTCGATATCGTGGCGTTCTGCGACCCGGCCGCCGACAAGACGGAGGCGCGCATCGCCGAGCTCCGGAGCCTGCGCCCGGACGCCGACCCGGGGCGCTTCACTGACGTGGACGAGATGCTCGCCACCACCGATCCCGACGCCGTCTACCTCCTCCTCCCGCCGTTCGCCCACGGTCGCGCCGAGCGCGCGTGCCTGGAGCTCGGCATCCCGTTCTTCGTCGAGAAACCGATCAGCAAGGACCTGGGCTTCTCACGAGAGGTCGCCGCCGAGGTCGAGCGGCTCGGCCTCATCACCAGCGCCGGCTACATGAACCGCTACCGCGCCGGCATCCAGGCAGCGCGAGGGATCCTCGAGTCGGACCCGGCCGTGCTCGCTTATGGTGGGTGGATCGGCGGTTCGCCGAACCCCAAACCCGGCGACACGAGCATCGGCTCCTGGTGGGTGCAGATGGACAAGAGCGGCGGGCAAATCGTGGAGCAGTGCACGCACACCTTCGACGTGCTACGCTATCTCTGCGGCGAGGCGGTCGAGGTGTTCGCCTACGGCGCGCGCGGCTTCAACGTGGGTCTCTACAACTACAGCATCGACGACGCCAGCACCGTAACGCTGAAGATGGCCTCGGGGGCCGTGGCGAACCTGATGTCCTCGTGCGCGGCCAACGGCGGCGGAGGGGGCGTCACCCTCAACGTCTACGCTCACGACACCACGTTCCTGTTCACGGGCTGGGAACACTCGGTGAAGATCCTTCGCCACGGCCACGACCCGGAGGAGATCGCCGGCGAGCCCGACATCTTCCAGGTGGAGGACCAGGCGTTCATAGACGCGGTGCGCTCGGGCGACGGCTCGGTGATCCGCTCGACCTACCCCGACGCCACGCGAACGCTCGAGTTGACTCTGGCGGCCAACGAGTCGATCCGCACTGGCGCGCCGGTGGCGGTCGGCCCGGCGGCCTGA